The following coding sequences are from one Procambarus clarkii isolate CNS0578487 chromosome 86, FALCON_Pclarkii_2.0, whole genome shotgun sequence window:
- the LOC123767585 gene encoding uncharacterized protein has product MARTVTLEAALLATLLVASLSLSSGAAVQEESQQWTEVETEEPTEAVESSDGVGSACYQYTCRYTDQCIPWYWVCDGACDCQYCEDESNCWETTSSAPETTTTPPPPNTTTPAPPTTTTPQACSELYDVISGRCVLVDPFTSNNWKEARYLCEKLGADLLVIDSLDFYGQLLQFIAEKGLDTHDYWIGGTDEAQEQTWVWVNGAPMMRGSPLWAISYYSSTTYHQEPEDSDGATKDCAYLDRKRFFYVDAESCDLLKGAICQVPITLTAHDHANAPATQEKVESLVTLLQKSGQNRTRSKVDVNKPGNGPVQTGQSPAHLENLQNINHQTIAQQKGQNDKETKLSAQERVLNNKIGQILELKTMPTQKQGQNHAQKADENTKDSTNHVAQKVGENDKSSKSPSQKTVENDEPNQRLSQKGQLNEAAARRPAAEATQVKQQAPQ; this is encoded by the exons atggcgCGGACGGTGACCCTGGAGGCGGCACTGCTGGCGACACTGCTGGTGGCTTCCCTGTCCTTGAGCTCAG GAGCGGCTGTACAGGAAGAGTCTCAGCAGTGGACGGAGGTTGAGACAGAGGAGCCGACAGAGGCAGTTGAgtcttctgatggtgttggaagcGCCTGTTACCAGTACACCTGCCGCTATACCGACCAGTGTATCCcctggtactgggtgtgtgaTGGTGCCTGTGACTGTCAGTATTGTGAGGATGAGTCCAACTGCTGGG AGACGACAAGTTCAGCACCTGAAACTACGACCACTCCACCGCCTCCCAATACGACCACTCCAGCGCCTCCCACTACGACCACTCCACAAGCGTGCAGCGAACTGTACGACGTGATCTCCGGCAGATGTGTGCTGGTGGACCCTTTCACCTCCAACAACTGGAAGGAGGCTCGGTACTTGTGTGAGAAGTTGGGCGCTGATCTCCTCGTCATAGACTCCCTCGACTTCTACGGCCAGTTGCTGCAGTTTATCGCGGAGAAGG GTCTGGACACACATGACTACTGGATAGGCGGGACGGACGAGGCGCAGGAGCAGACCTGGGTGTGGGTGAACGGGGCTCCCATGATGCGAGGCTCCCCGCTGTGGGCCATCTCTTACTACAGCAGTACCACTTACCACCAG GAGCCTGAGGACAGTGATGGGGCCACCAAGGACTGCGCTTACCTCGACCGGAAGAGGTTCTTCTACGTGGACGCCGAGAGCTGCGACCTGTTGAAGGGAGCCATCTGCCAAGTGCCCATCACGCTGACAGCTCACGATCACGCTAATGCCCCAGCGACGCAAGAGAAGGTGGAGAGTTTGGTGACACTCCTCCAGAAAAGTGGCCAGAATCGAACTAGAAGTAAAGTAGACGTAAATAAGCCTGGTAATGGTCCTGTACAGACTGGTCAGTCTCCGGCACACCTCGAGAACCTCCAGAACATAAATCACCAAACCATTGCACAACAAAAAGGTCAGAACGATAAAGAAACAAAACTTTCTGCTCAAGAAAGAGTCCTGAACAACAAAATAGGCCAAATTCTGGAACTGAAGACAATGCCAACCCAAAAACAGGGACAAAATCATGCACAGAAAGCAGATGAGAACACCAAAGACAGCACAAATCATGTTGCACAAAAGGTGGGTGAGAATGACAAAAGCAGCAAAAGTCCTTCACAGAAGACTGTTGAGAACGACGAACCAAACCAAAGACTCTCCCAGAAGGGCCAGCTTAATGAGGCCGCCGCCCGGAGGCCTGCTGCAGAGGCAACTCAAGTCAAGCAACAAGCTCCCCAGTAG